A single Aspergillus chevalieri M1 DNA, chromosome 3, nearly complete sequence DNA region contains:
- a CDS encoding uncharacterized protein (COG:S;~EggNog:ENOG410PMIN;~InterPro:IPR039751,IPR000626,IPR029071;~PFAM:PF00240;~TransMembrane:2 (i473-491o497-516i);~go_function: GO:0005515 - protein binding [Evidence IEA]), translated as MTSSTFPEGGPVTSEQSESTPANIALHVLSPSLPPPSRFTLNDLPRSTTVADLKTRISQSIPSQPSSVNQRLIYRGKPLMNQNETLQTILEPPGESEYSIHLVLPPAPAPSAPSPADLPSAAPAPTQEAVGGAPIDTMRNSLSAANANRFAAPNFPHVQGIRFRGNMPTPSRANDADLAHLRPTIEAIRRQVEQLERGGNQQARPVSQATATNPFGSHVQSPSFPQQAAWQRMSHGFSNPSISAIPQHPSSVTTTTSSLYFTMPSTMPSTTSSTARSSVAESDLSDFTDNQQLQLQILRHQIALGEDQLSRGIAPPFDHVVRLRTQLFQILDDQYRNPLARRDGSVESLLTRVSNMYNRADQLRILQARASISLQNNLGSSVMNPDHSTAPLYLLSSPDGHQSLITSPGGTGSIQAALRTAHMPTSTTPAHTIGQAPEAHAQPNPAVMENVVRQAVLNHQLHNRDHQIGLARTIRRMWLFIRLYFFCYMFSEPGTWTRIFFVCLAAIISLLSDTGVPQQLHSMFVAPVQRHMEGVIQIPRLRRPSASQNAAGLTRQPTRDNHRETQPTGLRHNVRRAERSLLFFMASLIPGVSERYVEVNNAVEAENAQREREEENRRRQEEATQADADADNADQETVNPHAHPERTVTNANERYTAIPQEEDR; from the exons ATGACTTCCAGCACATTTCCAGAAGGGGGCCCTGTGACTTCAGAGCAATCTGAGAGCACTCCGGCCAACATTGCCCTTCATGTTCTCAGTCCTTCTTTGCCTCCTCCCAGTCGCTTTACCCTCAATGATTTACCTCGTTCGACCACAGTGGCAGACTTAAAGACTCGCATTTCGCAATCCATACCGAGCCAGCCGTCCTCAGTGAATCAGCGCTTGATATACCGAGGAAAGCCTCTCATGAACCAGAATGAGACGTTGCAGACTATCCTTGAACCGCCAGGT GAATCGGAATACTCGATACATCTGGTTCTTCCTCCCGCTCCTGCACCCTCTGCTCCTTCCCCCGCGGACTTGCCGTCGGCCGCGCCTGCCCCAACCCAAGAAGCAGTCGGGGGAGCTCCCATCGATACTATGCGCAATTCCCTCTCAGCGGCCAATGCCAATCGATTCGCTGCACCGAATTTTCCACATGTTCAAGGAATCAGATTCCGAGGGAATATGCCAACGCCTTCTAGAGCAAACGATGCGGACTTGGCACATTTGAGACCTACAATTGAGGCGATCCGTCGGCAGGTAGAACAGTTAGAGCGCGGCGGAAACCAGCAGGCACGACCAGTGTCGCAGGCAACCGCGACCAACCCGTTTGGTTCTCACGTGCAATCGCCATCTTTTCCTCAGCAGGCTGCCTGGCAGCGAATGTCGCACGGCTTCTCAAACCCATCGATTTCTGCTATACCACAGCATCCTTCATCAGTTACTACCACTACTTCTTCGTTATATTTCACCATGCCATCGACTATGCCTTCTACTACATCATCAACTGCGAGGTCGTCAGTCGCAGAAAGTGACCTTTCGGACTTTACCGATAACCAGCAACTCCAGCTTCAGATTCTACGCCATCAGATCGCACTAGGCGAGGACCAGCTGAGCCGGGGGATCGCACCTCCCTTTGACCATGTTGTGCGTTTGCGAACTCAGTTATTCCagatcctcgatgatcaGTATCGCAATCCACTTGCTCGACGTGATGGATCCGTGGAGTCGTTGCTCACCCGTGTCTCCAACATGTACAACCGAGCGGATCAGCTCCGTATTCTGCAAGCGCGAGCGAGCATCAGTCTGCAAAACAACCTCGGAAGTTCCGTCATGAATCCGGATCACTCGACAGCACCTCTATACCTACTTTCTTCACCAGACGGTCACCAAAGCCTTATAACCTCACCAGGTGGCACGGGATCGATCCAGGCAGCACTTCGCACAGCGCATATGCCTACGTCAACCACGCCCGCCCACACCATTGGGCAAGCACCCGAAGCGCATGCGCAACCAAACCCAGCTGTCATGGAGAATGTCGTTCGCCAAGCCGTCCTTAACCACCAACTCCATAACCGAGACCACCAAATTGGGCTTGCCCGAACAATTAGACGAATGTGGCTGTTTATCCGGTTATACTTCTTCTGCTACATGTTTAGCGAACCTGGTACTTGGACTCGAATCTTCTTTGTCTGTTTAGCTGCCATTATTTCGCTGTTGTCCGACACGGGAGTCCCGCAGCAGTTGCACAGTATGTTCGTCGCCCCTGTCCAACGCCATATGGAAGGAGTGATCCAGATCCCCCGACTTCGGCGACCTTCTGCCAGCCAGAACGCCGCGGGCCTCACAAGACAACCTACCAGAGACAACCACCGCGAAACCCAACCTACCGGACTGCGACACAACGTCAGACGAGCGGAAAGATCTCTCCTGTTTTTCATGGCCAGTTTGATCCCCGGCGTCAGCGAGAGATATGTCGAGGTCAATAACGCAGTCGAAGCGGAAAATGCTCAACGTGAACGTGAAGAGGAGAACCGTCGTCGACAGGAAGAGGCAACCCAAGCTGACGCTGATGCCGACAATGCGGATCAAGAGACGGTCAATCCTCATGCTCATCCGGAACGAACCGTGACGAATGCGAATGAAAGATACACTGCGATACcccaggaggaagatagaTAA
- the PSD1_3 gene encoding phosphatidylserine decarboxylase 1 (BUSCO:EOG09265DVA;~COG:I;~EggNog:ENOG410PFVD;~InterPro:IPR004939,IPR016901,IPR008979;~PFAM:PF03256;~go_component: GO:0005680 - anaphase-promoting complex [Evidence IEA];~go_process: GO:0031145 - anaphase-promoting complex-dependent catabolic process [Evidence IEA]), with product MPPQPNLRRPAAPTPDSPHRHRQPSRPRPRYAVPQPQFQTPPSHATPQLHPSSGPIQSVQSVHPAAAAQAAIYGLFSRSGRQRPQMMDEDDDESDDGLNDTFAQEDPRRITIDTEGNEVSLSDEEAAGMFDEEMEGGEEDEDELMQDRDRSPTPLPPNLREISSLASWTVSTHKPGCGVAALRSTNPSEYWQSDGPQPHTLSLHFFKLVAVVRIRVYLDFEMDESYTPTKMVFLAGMGGNDLVEFATWEGDTPCGWVNISLENVGGRSGGWVRKKRRKRVTRANDKRASVSGTTKTKASSEAKLDYDYIFSDSEHLEYDEGAYEDDNDETADEDDEDDPYAGNVLKAMVIQMKIIENHQNGKDTHVRGFQVYARDDDRRRAGNAPSASADGRVGRQSLRQSSVKDGEEHDAEDDGGRVMGLEEPDWMGEPVIR from the exons ATGCCACCCCAACCAAACCTCCGAAGACCCGCCGCTCCCACTCCAGACTCTCCGCACCGACATCGACAACCAAGCAGACCACGACCCAGATATGCAGTCCCCCAGCCACAATTCCAGACCCCTCCTTCTCACGCGACGCCACAGCTACATCCCTCGTCGGGGCCCATCCAGAGCGTTCAATCCGTGCACCCTGCCGCAGCAGCACAAGCAGCCATCTACGGCCTCTTTAGCCGGAGCGGTCGACAGCGGCCGcagatgatggatgaggatgatgatgagtcGGATGATGGGCTGAATGATACATTTGCGCAGGAAGATCCGAGGCGAATTACCATTGATACGGAGGGGAATGAGGTTAGTTTGTCGGATGAGGAGGCCGCAGGGATGTTTGATGAGGAGATGGAAGGtggggaggaggacgaggatgagctAATGCAGGATCGAG ACAGATCCCCGACACCCCTTCCGCCTAACCTCCGCGAGATCTCGTCACTAGCCTCGTGGACAGTCTCAACACACAAGCCAGGCTGCGGTGTCGCTGCTCTTCGTAGCACAAACCCGTCAGAATACTGGCAATCTGACGGTCCGCAACCGCACACGCTCAgtctccatttcttcaaacttgttgctgttgtccGGATCCGCGTGTACCTTGACTTCGAAATGGACGAAAGCTACACTCCCACCAAAATGGTCTTCCTGGCTGGTATGGGCGGTAACGATCTCGTCGAGTTTGCAACATGGGAAGGAGACACACCATGCGGCTGGGTGAACATATCGCTGGAGAACGTGGGAGGTCGAAGCGGTGGCTGGGTTAGGAAGAAGAGACGAAAGCGAGTTACTCGTGCGAACGATAAACGCGCCTCTGTATCGGGGACAACAAAGACGAAGGCCTCTTCTGAGGCAAAGCTGGACTATGATTACATATTCTCCGACTCCGAACACCTGGAGTACGATGAGGGCGCCTACGAAGACGATAACGACGAAACGGctgatgaagatgacgaggacgatcCGTACGCAGGCAACGTGCTGAAAGCAATGGTCATCCAAATGAAAATCATCGAGAACCACCAAAATGGCAAAGATACACATGTGCGCGGGTTTCAGGTGTATGCACGAGACGATGACCGTCGCCGCGCGGGCAATGCCCCGTCTGCTTCTGCAGATGGGCGGGTAGGGAGACAGAGTTTACGGCAGTCGAGTGTTAAGGATGGTGAGGAGCATGATGCTGAGGATGACGGGGGTAGGGTTATGGGGTTGGAAGAACCGGATTGGATGGGGGAGCCTGTTATTCGATGA
- the RPS22 gene encoding 40S ribosomal protein uS8 (COG:J;~EggNog:ENOG410PNSS;~InterPro:IPR035987,IPR000630;~PFAM:PF00410;~go_component: GO:0005840 - ribosome [Evidence IEA];~go_function: GO:0003735 - structural constituent of ribosome [Evidence IEA];~go_process: GO:0006412 - translation [Evidence IEA]), giving the protein MVRTSVLNDALNAMNNAEKSGRRQVLIRPSSKVIVKFLHVMQKHGYIGEFEEVDDHRSGKIVIQLNGRLNKCGVINPRYPVQLRDLETWTTQLLPSRQFGFLVLTTSAGIMDHEEARRKHVAGKLLGFFY; this is encoded by the exons ATGGTCCGCACCTCCGTCCTCAACGATGCGCTCAACGCCATGAACAACGCCGAGAAGTCGGGTCGCCGTCAGGTGCTCATCCGCCCTTCTTCTAAGGTCATTGTCAAGTTCCTGCACGTCATGCAGAAGCACG gcTACATTGGCGAGTTTGAGGAGGTTGACGACCACCGCTCCGGCAAGATCGTCATCCAGCTCAACGGCCGTCTGAACAAGTGCGGTGTCATCAACCCTCGCTACCCCGTTCAGCTCCGTGACCTCGAGACCTGGACTACCCAGCTCCTGCCCTCTCGTCAGTTCGGTTTCCTCGTCCTGACCACCTCTGCTGGTATCATGGATCACGAGGAGGCTCGTCGCAAGCACGTTGCTGGCAAGCTCCTCGGTTTCTTCTACTAA
- the PSD1_1 gene encoding phosphatidylserine decarboxylase 1 (BUSCO:EOG092639H5;~COG:I;~EggNog:ENOG410PFVD;~InterPro:IPR003817,IPR033661,IPR033177;~PFAM:PF02666;~TransMembrane:1 (i92-112o);~go_component: GO:0005739 - mitochondrion [Evidence IEA];~go_function: GO:0004609 - phosphatidylserine decarboxylase activity [Evidence IEA];~go_process: GO:0008654 - phospholipid biosynthetic process [Evidence IEA]): protein MAVCLTPCSTICCQKSARALFAVFPHEGRTAVMDIVTFRATGQRRQGAKQYSSSSKNWRQYRHYHHESHNYNESTNRGFGSRLRSALRKTKVEWYPIPVGLGIGLLGLLQFYKSQRTERLRIEREESGEAWEFGKPPPRPRIRPSGPWQVQIMSTLPLKAISRLWGRFNELELPFWLHAPGFKLYSWAFGVNLDEVAEPDLRTYPNLAAFFYRKLKPGCRPLDPDPRAILAPSDGRILQYGLIERGEVEQVKGVTYSLDALLGAATPSHADHSKKFTDHQSEPSPKDAADMASHEEFARVNGISYTLPTLLAGDQGGANKRTASLDASTSSKPTSEAQVKADLALGDGSSWYSPKPTSNNALFYVVIYLAPGDYHRFHSPVPWVVESRRHFAGELYSVSPYLQRHLPGLFTLNERVAFLGRWRWGFFSYTPVGATNVGSIKVNFDAELRTNSLTTDTAADLAAALAARRGEQFPGFVEATYRHASRTLGGHPLKRGEEMGGFQLGSSIVLVFEAPVGRRLSFDAGWKEGERQGGFNWSIEKGQTIRVGQKLGYVDVDE from the coding sequence ATGGCCGTGTGCCTAACCCCTTGCTCTACAATCTGTTGTCAAAAGTCTGCTAGAGCGCTCTTTGCAGTATTCCCTCATGAAGGCAGGACTGCCGTGATGGACATCGTCACTTTCAGGGCCACTGGCCAACGCCGCCAAGGCGCAAAACAGTACTCATCTTCGTCTAAGAATTGGCGGCAATACCGTCATTACCATCATGAAAGCCATAACTACAACGAATCGACCAATCGCGGTTTTGGGTCTCGTCTCCGGTCAGCATTACGAAAAACCAAGGTGGAATGGTATCCTATTCCCGTCGGATTGGGTATCGGTCTTTTAGGGCTGCTTCAATTCTACAAATCACAACGCACGGAACGGTTACGGATCGAACGAGAAGAATCTGGGGAAGCATGGGAATTTGGGAAGCCTCCGCCCCGCCCCAGGATCAGGCCTAGTGGTCCATGGCAGGTTCAGATCATGTCGACACTACCATTGAAGGCCATTTCTCGGTTATGGGGTCGTTTCAATGAGCTGGAGCTCCCTTTTTGGCTTCATGCTCCGGGGTTCAAACTCTACTCCTGGGCATTCGGGGTCAATTTGGACGAGGTTGCGGAACCGGATCTTCGGACGTATCCGAACTTGGCCGCTTTCTTCTACCGCAAACTGAAGCCTGGGTGTCGACCACTCGACCCTGACCCTCGGGCTATTCTTGCCCCTTCCGATGGTCGGATTTTACAGTACGGTTTGATTGAGCGTGGAGAGGTTGAGCAGGTCAAGGGTGTCACATACAGTTTAGATGCTCTCTTGGGTGCGGCGACTCCATCGCACGCTGACCATTCGAAGAAGTTCACCGATCACCAGTCAGAACCTTCCCCGAAGGATGCAGCTGATATGGCTTCACACGAGGAATTTGCAAGAGTAAACGGTATCTCCTACACGCTTCCTACCCTTCTCGCAGGTGACCAAGGAGGGGCCAATAAACGGACCGCATCCTTGGATGCATCGACATCGTCCAAGCCCACCTCCGAGGCCCAGGTTAAAGCTGACCTGGCACTTGGTGATGGATCTTCGTGGTACTCTCCCAAGCCTACGTCAAACAACGCTCTGTTCTATGTGGTCATCTACCTTGCGCCCGGTGACTATCACCGCTTCCACTCTCCAGTTCCGTGGGTGGTTGAGAGCCGTCGTCACTTCGCAGGAGAACTTTATTCGGTTTCCCCCTACTTGCAACGCCATCTTCCTGGTCTCTTTACCCTTAATGAGCGAGTCGCTTTTCTAGGTCGCTGGCGCTGGGGATTCTTCAGTTACACTCCAGTGGGTGCCACTAATGTGGGCTCCATCAAGGTTAACTTTGACGCCGAGTTACGCACCAACAGTCTCACCACTGATACTGCGGCCGACCTAGCAGCTGCTCTTGCAGCCAGACGGGGCGAACAGTTCCCTGGTTTTGTCGAAGCAACCTATCGTCACGCAAGCAGAACGCTTGGTGGGCATCCACTCAAGCGAGGAGAGGAAATGGGTGGATTCCAATTGGGTAGCTCAATTGTTCTTGTATTTGAAGCTCCCGTGGGTCGCCGTCTGTCGTTCGACGCCGGCTGGAAAGAAGGTGAACGGCAAGGTGGATTCAACTGGTCCATTGAAAAGGGCCAAACGATCAGGGTTGGCCAGAAGTTGGGATATGTGGATGTCGATGAGTGA
- the PSD1_2 gene encoding phosphatidylserine decarboxylase 1 (BUSCO:EOG092639H5;~COG:I;~EggNog:ENOG410PFVD;~InterPro:IPR003817,IPR033661,IPR033177;~PFAM:PF02666;~TransMembrane:1 (i92-112o);~go_component: GO:0005739 - mitochondrion [Evidence IEA];~go_function: GO:0004609 - phosphatidylserine decarboxylase activity [Evidence IEA];~go_process: GO:0008654 - phospholipid biosynthetic process [Evidence IEA]): protein MAVCLTPCSTICCQKSARALFAVFPHEGRTAVMDIVTFRATGQRRQGAKQYSSSSKNWRQYRHYHHESHNYNESTNRGFGSRLRSALRKTKVEWYPIPVGLGIGLLGLLQFYKSQRTERLRIEREESGEAWEFGKPPPRPRIRPSGPWQVQIMSTLPLKAISRLWGRFNELELPFWLRAPGFKLYSWAFGVNLDEVAEPDLRTYPNLAAFFYRKLKPGCRPLDPDPRAILAPSDGRILQYGLIERGEVEQVKGVTYSLDALLGAATPSHADHSKKFTDHQSEPSPKDAADMASHEEFARVNGISYTLPTLLAGDQGGANKRTASLDASTSSKPTSEAQVKADLALGDGSSWYSPKPTSNNALFYVVIYLAPGDYHRFHSPVPWVVESRRHFAGELYSVSPYLQRHLPGLFTLNERVAFLGRWRWGFFSYTPVGATNVGSIKVNFDAELRTNSLTTDTAADLAAALAARRGEQFPGFVEATYRHASRTLGGHPLKRGEEMGGFQLGSSIVLVFEAPVGRRLSFDAGWKEGERQGGFNWSIEKGQTIRVGQKLGYVDVDE, encoded by the coding sequence ATGGCCGTGTGCCTAACCCCTTGCTCTACAATCTGTTGTCAAAAGTCTGCTAGAGCGCTCTTTGCAGTATTCCCTCATGAAGGCAGGACTGCCGTGATGGACATCGTCACTTTCAGGGCCACTGGCCAACGCCGCCAAGGCGCAAAACAGTACTCATCTTCGTCTAAGAATTGGCGGCAATACCGTCATTACCATCATGAAAGCCATAACTACAACGAATCGACCAATCGCGGTTTTGGGTCTCGTCTCCGGTCAGCATTACGAAAAACCAAGGTGGAATGGTATCCTATTCCCGTCGGATTGGGTATCGGTCTTTTAGGGCTGCTTCAATTCTACAAATCACAACGCACGGAACGGTTACGGATCGAACGAGAAGAATCTGGGGAAGCATGGGAATTTGGGAAGCCTCCGCCCCGCCCCAGGATCAGGCCTAGTGGTCCATGGCAGGTTCAGATCATGTCGACACTACCATTGAAGGCCATTTCTCGGTTATGGGGTCGTTTCAATGAGCTGGAGCTCCCTTTTTGGCTTCGTGCTCCGGGGTTCAAACTCTACTCCTGGGCATTCGGGGTCAATTTGGACGAGGTTGCGGAACCGGATCTTCGGACGTATCCGAACTTGGCCGCTTTCTTCTACCGCAAACTGAAGCCTGGGTGTCGACCACTCGACCCTGACCCTCGGGCTATTCTTGCCCCTTCCGATGGTCGGATTTTACAGTACGGTTTGATTGAGCGTGGAGAGGTTGAGCAGGTCAAGGGTGTCACATACAGTTTAGATGCTCTCTTGGGTGCGGCGACTCCATCGCACGCTGACCATTCGAAGAAGTTCACCGATCACCAGTCAGAACCTTCCCCGAAGGATGCAGCTGATATGGCTTCACACGAGGAATTTGCAAGAGTAAACGGTATCTCCTACACGCTTCCTACCCTTCTCGCAGGTGACCAAGGAGGGGCCAATAAACGGACCGCATCCTTGGATGCATCGACATCGTCCAAGCCCACCTCCGAGGCCCAGGTTAAAGCTGACCTGGCACTTGGTGATGGATCTTCGTGGTACTCTCCCAAGCCTACGTCAAACAACGCTCTGTTCTATGTGGTCATCTACCTTGCGCCCGGTGACTATCACCGCTTCCACTCTCCAGTTCCGTGGGTGGTTGAGAGCCGTCGTCACTTCGCAGGAGAACTTTATTCGGTTTCCCCCTACTTGCAACGCCATCTTCCTGGTCTCTTTACCCTTAATGAGCGAGTCGCTTTTCTAGGTCGCTGGCGCTGGGGATTCTTCAGTTACACTCCAGTGGGTGCCACTAATGTGGGCTCCATCAAGGTTAACTTTGACGCCGAGTTACGCACCAACAGTCTCACCACTGATACTGCGGCCGACCTAGCAGCTGCTCTTGCAGCCAGACGGGGCGAACAGTTCCCTGGTTTTGTCGAAGCAACCTATCGTCACGCAAGCAGAACGCTTGGTGGGCATCCACTCAAGCGAGGAGAGGAAATGGGTGGATTCCAATTGGGTAGCTCAATTGTTCTTGTATTTGAAGCTCCCGTGGGTCGCCGTCTGTCGTTCGACGCCGGCTGGAAAGAAGGTGAACGGCAAGGTGGATTCAACTGGTCCATTGAAAAGGGCCAAACGATCAGGGTTGGCCAGAAGTTGGGATATGTGGATGTCGATGAGTGA
- the DOC1 gene encoding anaphase promoting complex subunit doc1 (COG:D;~EggNog:ENOG410PPMA;~InterPro:IPR004939,IPR016901,IPR008979;~PFAM:PF03256;~go_component: GO:0005680 - anaphase-promoting complex [Evidence IEA];~go_process: GO:0031145 - anaphase-promoting complex-dependent catabolic process [Evidence IEA]) translates to MPPQPNLRRPAAPTPDSPHRHRQPSRPRPRYAVPQPQFQTPPSHATPQLHPSSGPIQSVQSVHPAAAAQAAIYGLFSRSGRQRPQMMDEDDDESDDGLNDTFAQEDPRRITIDTEGNEVSLSDEEAAGMFDEEMEGGEEDEDELMQDRDRSPTPLPPNLREISSLASWTVSTHKPGCGVAALRSTNPSEYWQSDGPQPHTLSLHFFKLVAVVRIRVYLDFEMDESYTPTKMVFLAGMGGNDLVEFATWEGDTPCGWVNISLENVGGRSGGWVRKKRRKRVTRANDKRASVSGELLTPGGSRIVCNVSFWFMRGFPRYIKR, encoded by the exons ATGCCACCCCAACCAAACCTCCGAAGACCCGCCGCTCCCACTCCAGACTCTCCGCACCGACATCGACAACCAAGCAGACCACGACCCAGATATGCAGTCCCCCAGCCACAATTCCAGACCCCTCCTTCTCACGCGACGCCACAGCTACATCCCTCGTCGGGGCCCATCCAGAGCGTTCAATCCGTGCACCCTGCCGCAGCAGCACAAGCAGCCATCTACGGCCTCTTTAGCCGGAGCGGTCGACAGCGGCCGcagatgatggatgaggatgatgatgagtcGGATGATGGGCTGAATGATACATTTGCGCAGGAAGATCCAAGGCGAATTACCATTGATACGGAGGGGAATGAGGTTAGTTTGTCGGATGAGGAGGCCGCAGGGATGTTTGATGAGGAGATGGAAGGtggggaggaggacgaggatgagctAATGCAGGATCGAG ACAGATCCCCGACACCCCTTCCGCCTAACCTCCGCGAGATCTCGTCACTAGCCTCGTGGACAGTCTCAACACACAAGCCAGGCTGCGGTGTCGCTGCTCTTCGTAGCACAAACCCGTCAGAATACTGGCAATCTGACGGTCCGCAACCGCACACGCTCAgtctccatttcttcaaacttgttgctgttgtccGGATCCGCGTGTACCTTGACTTCGAAATGGACGAAAGCTACACTCCCACCAAAATGGTCTTCCTGGCTGGTATGGGCGGTAACGATCTCGTCGAGTTTGCAACATGGGAAGGAGACACACCATGCGGCTGGGTGAACATATCGCTGGAGAACGTGGGAGGTCGAAGCGGTGGCTGGGTTAGGAAGAAGAGACGAAAGCGAGTTACTCGTGCGAACGATAAACGCGCCTCTGTATCGGGGGAGCTACTCACACCTGGCGGTTCAAGGATAGTCTGCAACGTCTCATTCTGGTTCATGAGAGGCTTTCCTCGGTATATCAAGCGCTGA
- a CDS encoding phosphoglycerate mutase family protein (COG:G;~EggNog:ENOG410PMU8;~InterPro:IPR013078,IPR029033) yields the protein MPLDTIYLTRHGHRLTFTVDPKTGRYHSQFPTPTHNPADPTLTSHGVQQSHELAAHLSSPGFHPKPFRIYSSPYYRCLQTIKPTVEKLRELQVLPEPLRLGGKIPDDWEDGLLRVKVEDGVGEWFGPTSWFHHPTPEPPDVLSGHFPNLLYENINGATYKPVLEPSTRGETIAQLHHRIALALTAIIADLDLHISHEERELPESERTSKAVLICSHAAPLIAMGRVLTGNMPDDSGEEDFNVFTAGLSTFKRRGPTAPLTGAFGATGHVDESDERAAKKLVAPGTTMLRPRMKRVPEWEGGRGVGGGWDCVGNGDCSFLSGGAERGWHFNGDESFDPAPVSDETPATKL from the exons ATGCCTCTGGACACAATATACCTTACCCGTCATGGC CACCGTCTAACCTTCACCGTCGACCCCAAAACCGGCAGATACCACTCCCAATTCCCAACACCCACCCATAACCCAGCAGACCCGACCTTAACCTCACACGGCGTGCAGCAATCGCACGAACTCGCCGCGCACCTCTCCAGCCCGGGATTCCACCCGAAGCCGTTTCGAATCTACTCGAGTCCGTACTATCGATGTCTGCAGACGATAAAGCCGACTGTCGAGAAGTTGCGGGAGCTGCAGGTGCTGCCGGAACCGCTACGACTGGGAGGGAAAATACCGGATGATTGGGAGGATGGGTTGTTGCGTGTGAAGGTTGAGGATGGGGTTGG CGAATGGTTCGGCCCAACATCCTGGTTTCACCATCCTACGCCCGAACCCCCCGATGTCCTCTCAGGACACTTCCCAAACCTCCTGTACGAAAACATCAATGGCGCCACATACAAACCGGTGCTCGAGCCCTCTACCCGCGGCGAGACAATCGCCCAACTGCACCACCGTATTGCCCTGGCATTGACCGCCATCATCGCAGACCTAGACCTCCATATCTCCCATGAAGAACGAGAGCTACCCGAAAGTGAACGAACGAGCAAAGCAGTCCTGATATGCTCGCACGCCGCGCCATTGATTGCAATGGGACGGGTGTTGACGGGGAATATGCCCGATGATAGCGGGGAGGAAGATTTCAATGTGTTCACGGCGGGGCTGAGTACGTTTAAGCGGAGGGGCCCTACTGCTCCCTTGACTGGAGCTTTTGGTGCTACGGGGCATGTCGATGAGAGTGATGAAAGGGCGGCAAAGAAGTTGGTGGCGCCTGGGACGACGATGCTCAGGCCTCGGATGAAAAGAGTGCCGGAGTGGGAGGGGGGAAGGGGCGTTGGGGGTGGTTGGGATTGTGTTGGGAATGGGGATTGTAGTTTCTTGAGCGGTGGGGCTGAGAGGGGGTG GCATTTCAATGGCGACGAGTCGTTTGATCCTGCGCCTGTCTCGGATGAGACGCCTGCTACGAAGTTATGA